The following are from one region of the Silene latifolia isolate original U9 population chromosome 9, ASM4854445v1, whole genome shotgun sequence genome:
- the LOC141600021 gene encoding deaminated glutathione amidase, chloroplastic/cytosolic isoform X2 — translation MLGHTVKCGTPVEVALSKRMVEKSMKVAVAQMTSVNDTAANFATCSRLAKEAIAAGAKLLAFPESFSFVGVQQGDSLKIAETLDGPIMQRYCNLARESRIWLSLGGFQEKASDDSHLCNTHVIVDDSGNIRTKYRKIHLFDVDVPGGAVYKESSFTEAGKDIVAVDSPFGRLGLTVCYDLRFPDLYQRLRFEHQAQVLFVPSAFTKITGEAHWEILLRARAIETQCYVIAAAQAGKHNDKRESYGDSLIIDPWGTVVARLPDKLSTGIAVADIDFSFIDSVRMKMPIDQEKQIWKKIHQSSVQMFRCR, via the exons ATGTTAGGACATACAGTTAAGTGTGGGACGCCAGTTGAAGTGGCGTTGAGTAAAAGAATGGTCGAAAAGTCAATGAAAGTGGCAGTGGCTCAGATGACATCGGTCAACGATACCGCGGCCAATTTCGCTACTTGCTCTCGCCTTGCCAAG GAAGCGATAGCTGCAGGGGCCAAGTTACTTGCTTTTCCAGAGAGTTTCTCATTTGTGGGTGTTCAACAAGGGGACAGTCTTAAGATTGCAGAAACATTGGATGGACCAATAATGCAACGATACTGCAATCTTGCGAG AGAGTCTCGAATCTGGTTGTCTCTAGGAGGATTTCAGGAAAAAGCTTCTGACGATTCTCACTTGTGCAATACGCATGTTATAGTTGATGATTCTGGGAATATCAGAACCAAATATCGAAAGATACATTT GTTTGATGTCGATGTTCCTGGTGGAGCAGTTTACAAGGAAAGCAGTTTTACAGAAGCAG GCAAGGATATTGTCGCAGTTGACAGTCCCTTCGGACGACTGGGCCTGACAGTTTGTTATGATTTACGATTTCCAGACCTGTATCAACGCTTACGGTTTGAACATCAAGCTCAA GTTCTATTCGTGCCCTCCGCATTTACAAAGATAACTGGTGAAGCTCATTGGGAGATACTTCTTCGGGCTCGTGCAATTGAAACTCAGTGCTAC GTGATAGCTGCAGCACAAgctggtaagcataatgataaaAGAGAGAGCTATGGAGATTCTCTTATTATTGATCCCTGGGGAACGGTTGTTGCTCGGCTTCCAG ATAAACTTTCAACAGGAATTGCTGTGGCAGATATTGATTTCTCGTTTATTGATTCTGTTAGGATGAAGATGCCCATTGATCAG GAGAAACAAATTTGGAAGAAGATTCACCAGTCCTCTGTTCAGATGTTCAGATGCAGATGA
- the LOC141600021 gene encoding deaminated glutathione amidase, chloroplastic/cytosolic isoform X3 has protein sequence MLGHTVKCGTPVEVALSKRMVEKSMKVAVAQMTSVNDTAANFATCSRLAKEAIAAGAKLLAFPESFSFVGVQQGDSLKIAETLDGPIMQRYCNLARESRIWLSLGGFQEKASDDSHLCNTHVIVDDSGNIRTKYRKIHLFDVDVPGGAVYKESSFTEAGKDIVAVDSPFGRLGLTVCYDLRFPDLYQRLRFEHQAQVLFVPSAFTKITGEAHWEILLRARAIETQCYVIAAAQAGKHNDKRESYGDSLIIDPWGTVVARLPDKLSTGIAVADIDFSFIDSVRMKMPIDQQRKFTDNWASSSF, from the exons ATGTTAGGACATACAGTTAAGTGTGGGACGCCAGTTGAAGTGGCGTTGAGTAAAAGAATGGTCGAAAAGTCAATGAAAGTGGCAGTGGCTCAGATGACATCGGTCAACGATACCGCGGCCAATTTCGCTACTTGCTCTCGCCTTGCCAAG GAAGCGATAGCTGCAGGGGCCAAGTTACTTGCTTTTCCAGAGAGTTTCTCATTTGTGGGTGTTCAACAAGGGGACAGTCTTAAGATTGCAGAAACATTGGATGGACCAATAATGCAACGATACTGCAATCTTGCGAG AGAGTCTCGAATCTGGTTGTCTCTAGGAGGATTTCAGGAAAAAGCTTCTGACGATTCTCACTTGTGCAATACGCATGTTATAGTTGATGATTCTGGGAATATCAGAACCAAATATCGAAAGATACATTT GTTTGATGTCGATGTTCCTGGTGGAGCAGTTTACAAGGAAAGCAGTTTTACAGAAGCAG GCAAGGATATTGTCGCAGTTGACAGTCCCTTCGGACGACTGGGCCTGACAGTTTGTTATGATTTACGATTTCCAGACCTGTATCAACGCTTACGGTTTGAACATCAAGCTCAA GTTCTATTCGTGCCCTCCGCATTTACAAAGATAACTGGTGAAGCTCATTGGGAGATACTTCTTCGGGCTCGTGCAATTGAAACTCAGTGCTAC GTGATAGCTGCAGCACAAgctggtaagcataatgataaaAGAGAGAGCTATGGAGATTCTCTTATTATTGATCCCTGGGGAACGGTTGTTGCTCGGCTTCCAG ATAAACTTTCAACAGGAATTGCTGTGGCAGATATTGATTTCTCGTTTATTGATTCTGTTAGGATGAAGATGCCCATTGATCAG
- the LOC141600021 gene encoding deaminated glutathione amidase, chloroplastic/cytosolic isoform X1: protein MLGHTVKCGTPVEVALSKRMVEKSMKVAVAQMTSVNDTAANFATCSRLAKEAIAAGAKLLAFPESFSFVGVQQGDSLKIAETLDGPIMQRYCNLARESRIWLSLGGFQEKASDDSHLCNTHVIVDDSGNIRTKYRKIHLFDVDVPGGAVYKESSFTEAGKDIVAVDSPFGRLGLTVCYDLRFPDLYQRLRFEHQAQVLFVPSAFTKITGEAHWEILLRARAIETQCYVIAAAQAGKHNDKRESYGDSLIIDPWGTVVARLPDKLSTGIAVADIDFSFIDSVRMKMPIDQMLNEGDKWNGVEGSMVLEDTEDSCASLTHLNE, encoded by the exons ATGTTAGGACATACAGTTAAGTGTGGGACGCCAGTTGAAGTGGCGTTGAGTAAAAGAATGGTCGAAAAGTCAATGAAAGTGGCAGTGGCTCAGATGACATCGGTCAACGATACCGCGGCCAATTTCGCTACTTGCTCTCGCCTTGCCAAG GAAGCGATAGCTGCAGGGGCCAAGTTACTTGCTTTTCCAGAGAGTTTCTCATTTGTGGGTGTTCAACAAGGGGACAGTCTTAAGATTGCAGAAACATTGGATGGACCAATAATGCAACGATACTGCAATCTTGCGAG AGAGTCTCGAATCTGGTTGTCTCTAGGAGGATTTCAGGAAAAAGCTTCTGACGATTCTCACTTGTGCAATACGCATGTTATAGTTGATGATTCTGGGAATATCAGAACCAAATATCGAAAGATACATTT GTTTGATGTCGATGTTCCTGGTGGAGCAGTTTACAAGGAAAGCAGTTTTACAGAAGCAG GCAAGGATATTGTCGCAGTTGACAGTCCCTTCGGACGACTGGGCCTGACAGTTTGTTATGATTTACGATTTCCAGACCTGTATCAACGCTTACGGTTTGAACATCAAGCTCAA GTTCTATTCGTGCCCTCCGCATTTACAAAGATAACTGGTGAAGCTCATTGGGAGATACTTCTTCGGGCTCGTGCAATTGAAACTCAGTGCTAC GTGATAGCTGCAGCACAAgctggtaagcataatgataaaAGAGAGAGCTATGGAGATTCTCTTATTATTGATCCCTGGGGAACGGTTGTTGCTCGGCTTCCAG ATAAACTTTCAACAGGAATTGCTGTGGCAGATATTGATTTCTCGTTTATTGATTCTGTTAGGATGAAGATGCCCATTGATCAG
- the LOC141600021 gene encoding deaminated glutathione amidase, chloroplastic/cytosolic isoform X4, protein MLGHTVKCGTPVEVALSKRMVEKSMKVAVAQMTSVNDTAANFATCSRLAKEAIAAGAKLLAFPESFSFVGVQQGDSLKIAETLDGPIMQRYCNLARESRIWLSLGGFQEKASDDSHLCNTHVIVDDSGNIRTKYRKIHLFDVDVPGGAVYKESSFTEAGKDIVAVDSPFGRLGLTVCYDLRFPDLYQRLRFEHQAQVLFVPSAFTKITGEAHWEILLRARAIETQCYVIAAAQAGKHNDKRESYGDSLIIDPWGTVVARLPDKLSTGIAVADIDFSFIDSVRMKMPIDQCTSPEFLDAERG, encoded by the exons ATGTTAGGACATACAGTTAAGTGTGGGACGCCAGTTGAAGTGGCGTTGAGTAAAAGAATGGTCGAAAAGTCAATGAAAGTGGCAGTGGCTCAGATGACATCGGTCAACGATACCGCGGCCAATTTCGCTACTTGCTCTCGCCTTGCCAAG GAAGCGATAGCTGCAGGGGCCAAGTTACTTGCTTTTCCAGAGAGTTTCTCATTTGTGGGTGTTCAACAAGGGGACAGTCTTAAGATTGCAGAAACATTGGATGGACCAATAATGCAACGATACTGCAATCTTGCGAG AGAGTCTCGAATCTGGTTGTCTCTAGGAGGATTTCAGGAAAAAGCTTCTGACGATTCTCACTTGTGCAATACGCATGTTATAGTTGATGATTCTGGGAATATCAGAACCAAATATCGAAAGATACATTT GTTTGATGTCGATGTTCCTGGTGGAGCAGTTTACAAGGAAAGCAGTTTTACAGAAGCAG GCAAGGATATTGTCGCAGTTGACAGTCCCTTCGGACGACTGGGCCTGACAGTTTGTTATGATTTACGATTTCCAGACCTGTATCAACGCTTACGGTTTGAACATCAAGCTCAA GTTCTATTCGTGCCCTCCGCATTTACAAAGATAACTGGTGAAGCTCATTGGGAGATACTTCTTCGGGCTCGTGCAATTGAAACTCAGTGCTAC GTGATAGCTGCAGCACAAgctggtaagcataatgataaaAGAGAGAGCTATGGAGATTCTCTTATTATTGATCCCTGGGGAACGGTTGTTGCTCGGCTTCCAG ATAAACTTTCAACAGGAATTGCTGTGGCAGATATTGATTTCTCGTTTATTGATTCTGTTAGGATGAAGATGCCCATTGATCAG